One Xenopus tropicalis strain Nigerian chromosome 8, UCB_Xtro_10.0, whole genome shotgun sequence genomic window carries:
- the gon4l gene encoding GON-4-like protein isoform X7 yields the protein MSRPEKFRLTSGIGVQPPESLVRPQREQDPNESEDDVELCITLDDQDCKGEEHRRKRKRGKEDEEEQKEAVCDFDETLDQALEDRAKQHNLTAVNVRNIIHEVITNEHVVAMMKAAITETEDMPMFEPKMTRSKLKEVVEKGVVIPTWNLSPIKKVSEVKAPQFVDIPLEEDDSSDEEYRPEEGEEDETAEESLLESDVESTASSPRGHKRPKVCHLPEAVGMEEEDESVEGPQEPPDTPGFARYVSADVVPMGPPPPPKSKPTQDSTFMEKLHAVDAELAFSPMCMDSYQSLDESLIAFRTRSKRPLKDVPIGQLEAKLKAPDITPDMYEQNTADDDEWKKWLRSLMEDDMGNEDEGDDEDDPEYNILEDLDEPDTEDLRNDRAVRITKKEVSELMEELFETFQDEMGFSHVEEEGPDEDSNQEALPNFNTPQAIRFEEPLANLLNEQHRTVKAQLESLRLRKSLMKPQCQGADESTPAPEEPKAPPPAKAAPVMFLDETQRRRLQQQMQQHVQLLTQMHLLTCQNHQLSQQADLSRMFLVELSSFAEKSTMLRQMANPEFQSAFQPWNLKEALQLLHDFHQQLPEEGALPKPLKKNASEAASLPTHMAWIMATRPLFMYPELLPICALKAKGPRDRVYFTKAEDNLLALGLKHFEGTDYYKPLISKYLVTGKSAQQLTVRIKNLTMKKTPENIIKFYKRTKLLPVMLKFCDDAQSPGAKAPVEREKHRLPFWLKANLSSIEEEFGKYKKGAQTYPLTPPPGLQLNMKPLPQRFLHRSWRQKRSSILKPLLIRPTSNIGTNCPFPKTVAKMPSPDPFPIGLYARVSSLVQPQPAVQGLVGIHPADVPAGGKSQEVRATLPFAARPSRLHPPPVAPVPIAPAKVLQPAMLNQRARRLLGGMTRRRTAVRNPAIKAAPLVHSAPVIFAVPSATLKLVSLGSPCGVIQPISSRGGVPVTTLLLNPPPVPVSQTLVPSALSQTPRAEPERLVGGDTTEGQVQSEGGTTFKEEDEWDCVSITIKVKEEGGLVPGGHTDCGGEGTSAASHIKKERVSPFRPGEKPPQKENCPFYLTEVPLEPGSEYDPPECEQRGGAQTCESGSGLCEQQGGQGPRELGDEGQAVGHASGTQEPSGSSAGQRHRDHTLGKEGKTKENHGNRSSPSPAGLGAEPDEKEETEDVAMEEEDGGNETQNPDAAESPKNTSSSTDGDVDISSPAGTPLDSSSPSGRPESANDKDGPEEEEEEDFDDLTQDEDEEEISSASEESVLSVPELQETMEKLTWLASERRLSQEGDSEENSQEENSEQEEEEEEEGDEGIEPSSQKEEEMTDEVAEGGTESAQSHLCPTLPMPVETRAVPAGERRRGSSRGPGSHRVRSRRGRARTSKDASKLLLLYDENILAKDPLREQKDMAFAQCYLTRVREALQYAPGRYEEFLQLIYQFESSRRERTAVDLYERLRGLLRDWPQLLRDFAAFLLPEEALECGLFEEQQAFDKSRKFLRQLEICFMENPAQHQKIIKLLQSCAECPLQEITKLKAQMWQLLRGHNHLQDEFSMFFDQLRPPASRLGEFEVMTWTEDKEYKVCDSRAQRARDPPEVMAGGLPRSLRQGPTMKEVAPGEGALPPRDTQDRLSAELPVGQRGSSDTSGSNSNMAGAQRARGSTHSRAPSVPGSTSLGKPRPGTRDSPRTPAPPHPRSSRRPLCMKDPDQPPNKLLPSSTAPPRELNPPVPSVSEQSLASIILCSTPSAGPGTDPLDPNSKESPDPDEQTSTVCAKNITVSSSGEKVILWTREADRVILTMCQERGAQPDTFADISQSLGNKSADEVSRRFQDLVSLFQTACVTSSDEEEEAGSTAELLSDQEVED from the exons ATGTCCCGGCCTG AGAAATTCCGCCTCACGTCGGGGATTGGGGTGCAGCCCCCAGAGTCTCTAGTCAGACCCCAACGGGAACAGGACCCCAATGAAAGTGAGGATGACGTGGAGCTGTGTATCACTTTGG ACGATCAGGATTGCAAGGGGGAGGAGCACAGGAGGAAGAGGAAGCGTGGGAAGGAAGATGAGGAAGAGCAGAAGGAAGCGGTGTGTGATTTTGACGAGACATTGGACCAGGCGCTGGAGGATCGGGCCAAGCAGCACAACTTAACCGCCGTCAATGTGCGCAACATAATCCAT GAAGTGATCACCAATGAGCACGTGGTGGCCATGATGAAAGCGGCTATAACTGAGACTGAGGACATGCCCATGTTT GAGCCCAAAATGACCCGCTCCAAGCTGAAGGAGGTGGTAGAGAAAGGGGTG GTCATCCCTACGTGGAATTTGTCTCCCATCAAGAAAGTTTCGGAGGTCAAA GCCCCCCAGTTTGTGGACATTCCCCTGGAGGAGGACGACTCCTCGGATGAAGAGTATCGGCCTGAGGAGGGAGAGGAAGATGAAACTGCAGAAGAG AGCCTGCTGGAAAGCGACGTGGAGAGTACGGCTTCCTCACCTCGGGGCCACAAGCGCCCAAAGGTGTGCCACCTACCTGAGGCTGTAGGAATGGAGGAGGAGGATGAGAGTGTAGAAGGGCCGCAG GAGCCCCCGGATACCCCTGGCTTTGCCAGGTATGTCAGTGCAGATGTGGTCCCCATGGGGCCGCCGCCACCCCCAAAGTCCAAGCCCACACAGGACAGCACGTTCATGGAGAAGCTACACGCTGTAGATGCAGAGTTGGCCTTCAGCCCTATGTGCATGGATTCCTACCAG TCACTGGATGAGAGCCTCATTGCTTTCCGCACGCGCTCTAAGAGACCCTTGAAGGATGTTCCCATTGGTCAGCTAGAGGCCAAGCTGAAGGCCCCCGACATCACCCCCGATATGTACGAACAGAACACCGCCGATGATGATGAATGGAAGAAGTGGCTGCGCAGCCTGATGGAAGATGATATGGGGAATGAAG ATGAAGGTGATGATGAGGACGACCCAGAGTACAACATCCTGGAGGATCTGGATGAACCTGACACTGAAGATCTACGGAATGACCGGGCCGTTAGGATAACAA AGAAAGAAGTCAGTGAGCTAATGGAGGAGCTGTTTGAAACG TTTCAGGATGAGATGGGCTTCTCCCACGTGGAGGAGGAGGGGCCGGACGAGGACAGTAACCAGGAAGCGCTGCCCAATTTCAATACACCCCAAGCAATCAG ATTTGAGGAGCCCCTTGCCAACCTACTGAATGAGCAGCACCGCACAGTAAAGGCACAGCTTGAGTCTCTGAGGTTGAGAAAATCCTTGATGAAGCCCCAGTGCCAGGGTGCAGATGAGTCCACACCCGCCCCTGAGGAACCCaaagcccctccccctgccaaGGCTGCCCCAGTTATGTTCCTCGATGAGACACAGAGGCGGAGACTGCAGCAGCAGATGCAGCAG CATGTCCAGCTTCTGACCCAGATGCACCTTCTGACCTGCCAGAACCACCAGCTGAGCCAGCAAGCGGACCTGTCACGTATGTTTCTG GTGGAACTTTCCAGTTTTGCCGAGAAGTCCACCATGCTCCGTCAGATGGCCAACCCTGAGTTCCAGAGTGCCTTCCAACCCTGGAACCTTAAGGAAGCTCTGCAGCTGCTCCATGACTTTCACCAGCAGCTCCCGGAAGAGGGGGCCCTGCCCAAGCCCCTCAAAAAGAATG CCAGTGAGGCTGCCAGCTTACCCACGCACATGGCATGGATCATGGCTACCCGTCCTCTCTTTATGTACCCTGAGCTGCTGCCCATCTGTGCCCTGAAGGCTAAAGGACCTCGGGACAGGGTCTACTTCACTAAGGCTGAGGATAA TTTGTTGGCCTTGGGTCTGAAGCATTTTGAGGGGACGGACTATTACAAACCCCTCATCAGCAAGTACCTGGTAACGGGCAAGTCTGCCCAGCAGCTGACGGTGCGCATAAAGAACCTGACCATGAAGAAGACTCCAGAGAATATCATTAAG TTTTACAAGAGGACAAAGCTGCTCCCAGTAATGTTGAAGTTCTGTGATGATGCCCAGTCCCCGGGAGCCAAAGCCCCAGTGGAGAGGGAGAAACACCGGTTGCCATTTTGGCTCAAG GCCAACCTGAGCAGCATTGAGGAAGAGTTTGGCAAGTACAAAAAGGGGGCGCAGACGTACCCTTTAACCCCGCCTCCAGGCCTGCAGCTTAACATGAAGCCCCTCCCTCAGCGCTTTCTCCACCGGTCCTGGCGCCAGAAGAGGTCATCCATTCTTAAGCCCCTCCTTATCCGGCCCACCAGCAACATCGGTACCAACTGCCCGTTTCCTAAAACTGTTGCCAAAATGCCCAGCCCTGACCCCTTCCCTATTGGACTGTATGCCAGGGTGTCCAGTCTGGTTCAGCCGCAGCCAGCCGTGCAGGGGCTTGTGGGAATACATCCTGCTGACGTGCCCGCTGGGGGTAAATCCCAGGAAGTGCGTGCCACCTTGCCCTTTGCTGCCAGGCCCTCCCGCCTACACCCTCCGCCCGTGGCCCCCGTTCCTATCGCTCCAGCCAAAGTGCTGCAGCCTGCAATGTTGAACCAAAGAGCTCGTAGGCTATTGGGTGGCATGACCAGGAGGAGAACTGCAGTCCGAAACCCCGCCATTAAAGCTGCCCCCCTAGTTCATTCTGCCCCTGTTATTTTTGCAGTGCCTAGTGCCACTTTAAAGCTGGTGAGTCTTGGATCTCCATGTGGTGTgatccagccaatcagcagccggGGAGGAGTCCCAGTCACCACACTACTGCTCAACCCCCCTCCGGTCCCTGTAAGCCAGACCCTTGTCCCCTCTGCCCTCAGCCAGACCCCCCGCGCTGAGCCAGAAAGACTTGTCGGGGGCGACACGACAGAGGGGCAAGTGCAAAGTGAAGGGGGCACCACCTTTAAAGAAGAGGATGAGTGGGACTGCGTCTCCATTACTATCAAGGTGAAGGAGGAAGGGGGCCTTGTCCCTGGGGGGCACACAGACTGTGGGGGAGAAGGTACCTCAGCAGCAAGTCATATTAAAAAAGAGAGAGTGTCCCCCTTCAGGCCAGGGGAAAAGCCCCCTCAAAAGGAAAACTGCCCTTTTTATCTTACAGAAGTTCCCCTGGAACCTGGTTCTGAATATGACCCCCCAGAATGTGAGCAGCGAGGGGGGGCGCAGACTTGTGAAAGTGGCTCCGGGCTGTGTGAGCAGCAGGGTGGGCAGGGGCCCCGGGAGTTGGGGGATGAGGGGCAAGCTGTAGGGCACGCATCTGGAACCCAGGAGCCTTCAGGGTCCTCTGCAGGTCAGAGACACAGGGACCACACTCTGGGTAAGGAAGGCAAAACCAAAGAGAACCATGGGAACAGATCCAGCCCCTCCCCTGCTGGGCTTGGGGCGGAGCCTGATGAGAAGGAAGAGACTGAAGATGTAGCTATGGAGGAAGAGGACGGGGGCAACGAGACCCAGAATCCTGATGCCGCCGAGTCTCCAAAAAACACTTCCTCATCCACCGACGGTGACGTGGACATAAGCAGTCCGGCGGGGACGCCCCTCGACTCCTCCAGCCCCTCGGGTCGCCCCGAGAGTGCCAACGACAAAGATGGCCctgaagaggaagaggaggaagacTTTGATGATCTCACACAGGATGAGGATGAAGAAGAAATCTCCTCAGCGTCGGAGGAGTCTGTTCTGTCTGTGCCAGAGCTCCAG GAGACCATGGAGAAGCTGACGTGGTTGGCATCGGAGCGGCGCCTCAGTCAGGAGGGAGACTCGGAGGAGAACTCCCAGGAGGAAAACTCTGAgcaggaggaggaagaggaggaggagggcgaTGAAGGCATTGAACCATCCTCACAGAAAGAGGAAGAAATGACGGATGAAGTGGCCGAAGGGGGTACCGAGAGTGCCCAGAGTCACCTGTGCCCCACTTTGCCCATGCCTGTGGAGACCAGGGCAGTTCCTGCAG GTGAAAGGCGCAGGGGCAGCAGCAGGGGCCCCGGATCTCACCGGGTCCGAAGCAGAAGGGGGCGGGCCCGAACCAGCAAAGATGCCTCCAAACTGCTGCTTCTCTATGATGAGAACATCCTGGCTAAGGATCCCCTCAGGGAGCAGAAGGACATGGCGTTTGCCCAGTGCTACCTTACCCGG GTACGGGAGGCGCTGCAGTACGCGCCGGGGCGCTACGAGGAGTTCCTGCAGCTCATTTACCAGTTCGAGAGCAGCCGGCGAGAGCGCACCGCCGTGGATCTGTACGAGAGGCTCCGCGGGCTCCTTCGGGATTGGCCACAGCTCCTCAGGGATTTTGCTGCCTTCCTGCTCCCCGAGGAAGCCCTGGAGTGCGGATTG TTTGAGGAGCAGCAGGCATTCGACAAGAGCCGCAAGTTTCTCCGCCAATTGGAAATCTGCTTCATGGAAAACCCCGCCCAGCATCAGAAGATCATCAAACTGCTCCAGAGTTGTGCTGAGTGCCCCCTACAGGAGATAACCAAG CTCAAGGCACAGATGTGGCAGTTGCTGAGGGGCCACAATCACCTCCAGGATGAATTCTCCATGTTCTTTGACCAGCTGAGGCCGCCGGCGAGTCGCCTCGGGGAGTTTGAAGTCATGACTTGGACAGAGGACAAAGAGTACAAG GTGTGTGACAGCCGCGCCCAACGGGCCAGAGACCCCCCTGAGGTAATGGCAGGAGGGCTGCCCCGCTCACTTCGGCAGGGTCCAACCATGAAGGAAGTGG CTCCAGGGGAGGGCGCTCTCCCACCCAGGGACACACAGGACAGACTGTCTGCGGAGCTGCCTGTAGGGCAGAGGGGCAGCAGCGACACCAGCGGGTCAAATAGCAACATGGCGGGGGCCCAGAGAGCTCGCGGATCCACTCACAGCCGAGCTCCATCGGTGCCAGGCAGTACTTCTCTTGGCAAACCCAGACCCGGTACCAGAGACTCTCCCCGCACCCCTGCTCCCCCCCATCCCAGGAGCAGCCGCAGGCCTCTGTGCATGAAGGACCCCGACCAGCCGCCCAATAAACTGCTGCCGAGTAGCACTGCACCCCCCCGGGAGCTAAACCCTCCTGTACCCAGTGTGAGTGAGCAGAGCCTAGCCTCCATTATCCTCTGCTCCACCCCAAGCGCTGGTCCTGGTACCGACCCACTCGATCCAAACAGCAAGGAAAGTCCCGACCCCGACGAACAGACCTCCACCGTGTGCGCCAAGAACATCACAGTCAGCTCCAGCGGCGAGAAGGTCATTCTCTGGACCAG GGAGGCCGACCGAGTGATCCTCACTATGTGCCAGGAGCGGGGGGCCCAGCCGGACACATTTGCCGATATCTCCCAGAGTCTGGGGAACAAGAGTGCGGATGAG GTGTCCCGGCGCTTCCAGGACTTGGTGTCGCTGTTCCAGACGGCCTGCGTTACCAGCTCCGATGaagaggaggaagcaggaagtacCGCGGAATTGCTGTCGGACCAGGAAGTGGAGGACTAG
- the gon4l gene encoding GON-4-like protein isoform X6, producing the protein MSRPEKFRLTSGIGVQPPESLVRPQREQDPNESEDDVELCITLDDQDCKGEEHRRKRKRGKEDEEEQKEAVCDFDETLDQALEDRAKQHNLTAVNVRNIIHEVITNEHVVAMMKAAITETEDMPMFEPKMTRSKLKEVVEKGVVIPTWNLSPIKKVSEVKAPQFVDIPLEEDDSSDEEYRPEEGEEDETAEESLLESDVESTASSPRGHKRPKVCHLPEAVGMEEEDESVEGPQEPPDTPGFARYVSADVVPMGPPPPPKSKPTQDSTFMEKLHAVDAELAFSPMCMDSYQSLDESLIAFRTRSKRPLKDVPIGQLEAKLKAPDITPDMYEQNTADDDEWKKWLRSLMEDDMGNEDEGDDEDDPEYNILEDLDEPDTEDLRNDRAVRITKKEVSELMEELFETFQDEMGFSHVEEEGPDEDSNQEALPNFNTPQAIRFEEPLANLLNEQHRTVKAQLESLRLRKSLMKPQCQGADESTPAPEEPKAPPPAKAAPVMFLDETQRRRLQQQMQQHVQLLTQMHLLTCQNHQLSQQADLSRMFLVELSSFAEKSTMLRQMANPEFQSAFQPWNLKEALQLLHDFHQQLPEEGALPKPLKKNASEAASLPTHMAWIMATRPLFMYPELLPICALKAKGPRDRVYFTKAEDNLLALGLKHFEGTDYYKPLISKYLVTGKSAQQLTVRIKNLTMKKTPENIIKFYKRTKLLPVMLKFCDDAQSPGAKAPVEREKHRLPFWLKANLSSIEEEFGKYKKGAQTYPLTPPPGLQLNMKPLPQRFLHRSWRQKRSSILKPLLIRPTSNIGTNCPFPKTVAKMPSPDPFPIGLYARVSSLVQPQPAVQGLVGIHPADVPAGGKSQEVRATLPFAARPSRLHPPPVAPVPIAPAKVLQPAMLNQRARRLLGGMTRRRTAVRNPAIKAAPLVHSAPVIFAVPSATLKLVSLGSPCGVIQPISSRGGVPVTTLLLNPPPVPVSQTLVPSALSQTPRAEPERLVGGDTTEGQVQSEGGTTFKEEDEWDCVSITIKVKEEGGLVPGGHTDCGGEGTSAASHIKKERVSPFRPGEKPPQKENCPFYLTEVPLEPGSEYDPPECEQRGGAQTCESGSGLCEQQGGQGPRELGDEGQAVGHASGTQEPSGSSAGQRHRDHTLGKEGKTKENHGNRSSPSPAGLGAEPDEKEETEDVAMEEEDGGNETQNPDAAESPKNTSSSTDGDVDISSPAGTPLDSSSPSGRPESANDKDGPEEEEEEDFDDLTQDEDEEEISSASEESVLSVPELQETMEKLTWLASERRLSQEGDSEENSQEENSEQEEEEEEEGDEGIEPSSQKEEEMTDEVAEGGTESAQSHLCPTLPMPVETRAVPAGERRRGSSRGPGSHRVRSRRGRARTSKDASKLLLLYDENILAKDPLREQKDMAFAQCYLTRVREALQYAPGRYEEFLQLIYQFESSRRERTAVDLYERLRGLLRDWPQLLRDFAAFLLPEEALECGLFEEQQAFDKSRKFLRQLEICFMENPAQHQKIIKLLQSCAECPLQEITKLKAQMWQLLRGHNHLQDEFSMFFDQLRPPASRLGEFEVMTWTEDKEYKVCDSRAQRARDPPEVMAGGLPRSLRQGPTMKEVGKCNHGNMLPSWSSVTNCSCLSAPGEGALPPRDTQDRLSAELPVGQRGSSDTSGSNSNMAGAQRARGSTHSRAPSVPGSTSLGKPRPGTRDSPRTPAPPHPRSSRRPLCMKDPDQPPNKLLPSSTAPPRELNPPVPSVSEQSLASIILCSTPSAGPGTDPLDPNSKESPDPDEQTSTVCAKNITVSSSGEKVILWTREADRVILTMCQERGAQPDTFADISQSLGNKSADEVSRRFQDLVSLFQTACVTSSDEEEEAGSTAELLSDQEVED; encoded by the exons ATGTCCCGGCCTG AGAAATTCCGCCTCACGTCGGGGATTGGGGTGCAGCCCCCAGAGTCTCTAGTCAGACCCCAACGGGAACAGGACCCCAATGAAAGTGAGGATGACGTGGAGCTGTGTATCACTTTGG ACGATCAGGATTGCAAGGGGGAGGAGCACAGGAGGAAGAGGAAGCGTGGGAAGGAAGATGAGGAAGAGCAGAAGGAAGCGGTGTGTGATTTTGACGAGACATTGGACCAGGCGCTGGAGGATCGGGCCAAGCAGCACAACTTAACCGCCGTCAATGTGCGCAACATAATCCAT GAAGTGATCACCAATGAGCACGTGGTGGCCATGATGAAAGCGGCTATAACTGAGACTGAGGACATGCCCATGTTT GAGCCCAAAATGACCCGCTCCAAGCTGAAGGAGGTGGTAGAGAAAGGGGTG GTCATCCCTACGTGGAATTTGTCTCCCATCAAGAAAGTTTCGGAGGTCAAA GCCCCCCAGTTTGTGGACATTCCCCTGGAGGAGGACGACTCCTCGGATGAAGAGTATCGGCCTGAGGAGGGAGAGGAAGATGAAACTGCAGAAGAG AGCCTGCTGGAAAGCGACGTGGAGAGTACGGCTTCCTCACCTCGGGGCCACAAGCGCCCAAAGGTGTGCCACCTACCTGAGGCTGTAGGAATGGAGGAGGAGGATGAGAGTGTAGAAGGGCCGCAG GAGCCCCCGGATACCCCTGGCTTTGCCAGGTATGTCAGTGCAGATGTGGTCCCCATGGGGCCGCCGCCACCCCCAAAGTCCAAGCCCACACAGGACAGCACGTTCATGGAGAAGCTACACGCTGTAGATGCAGAGTTGGCCTTCAGCCCTATGTGCATGGATTCCTACCAG TCACTGGATGAGAGCCTCATTGCTTTCCGCACGCGCTCTAAGAGACCCTTGAAGGATGTTCCCATTGGTCAGCTAGAGGCCAAGCTGAAGGCCCCCGACATCACCCCCGATATGTACGAACAGAACACCGCCGATGATGATGAATGGAAGAAGTGGCTGCGCAGCCTGATGGAAGATGATATGGGGAATGAAG ATGAAGGTGATGATGAGGACGACCCAGAGTACAACATCCTGGAGGATCTGGATGAACCTGACACTGAAGATCTACGGAATGACCGGGCCGTTAGGATAACAA AGAAAGAAGTCAGTGAGCTAATGGAGGAGCTGTTTGAAACG TTTCAGGATGAGATGGGCTTCTCCCACGTGGAGGAGGAGGGGCCGGACGAGGACAGTAACCAGGAAGCGCTGCCCAATTTCAATACACCCCAAGCAATCAG ATTTGAGGAGCCCCTTGCCAACCTACTGAATGAGCAGCACCGCACAGTAAAGGCACAGCTTGAGTCTCTGAGGTTGAGAAAATCCTTGATGAAGCCCCAGTGCCAGGGTGCAGATGAGTCCACACCCGCCCCTGAGGAACCCaaagcccctccccctgccaaGGCTGCCCCAGTTATGTTCCTCGATGAGACACAGAGGCGGAGACTGCAGCAGCAGATGCAGCAG CATGTCCAGCTTCTGACCCAGATGCACCTTCTGACCTGCCAGAACCACCAGCTGAGCCAGCAAGCGGACCTGTCACGTATGTTTCTG GTGGAACTTTCCAGTTTTGCCGAGAAGTCCACCATGCTCCGTCAGATGGCCAACCCTGAGTTCCAGAGTGCCTTCCAACCCTGGAACCTTAAGGAAGCTCTGCAGCTGCTCCATGACTTTCACCAGCAGCTCCCGGAAGAGGGGGCCCTGCCCAAGCCCCTCAAAAAGAATG CCAGTGAGGCTGCCAGCTTACCCACGCACATGGCATGGATCATGGCTACCCGTCCTCTCTTTATGTACCCTGAGCTGCTGCCCATCTGTGCCCTGAAGGCTAAAGGACCTCGGGACAGGGTCTACTTCACTAAGGCTGAGGATAA TTTGTTGGCCTTGGGTCTGAAGCATTTTGAGGGGACGGACTATTACAAACCCCTCATCAGCAAGTACCTGGTAACGGGCAAGTCTGCCCAGCAGCTGACGGTGCGCATAAAGAACCTGACCATGAAGAAGACTCCAGAGAATATCATTAAG TTTTACAAGAGGACAAAGCTGCTCCCAGTAATGTTGAAGTTCTGTGATGATGCCCAGTCCCCGGGAGCCAAAGCCCCAGTGGAGAGGGAGAAACACCGGTTGCCATTTTGGCTCAAG GCCAACCTGAGCAGCATTGAGGAAGAGTTTGGCAAGTACAAAAAGGGGGCGCAGACGTACCCTTTAACCCCGCCTCCAGGCCTGCAGCTTAACATGAAGCCCCTCCCTCAGCGCTTTCTCCACCGGTCCTGGCGCCAGAAGAGGTCATCCATTCTTAAGCCCCTCCTTATCCGGCCCACCAGCAACATCGGTACCAACTGCCCGTTTCCTAAAACTGTTGCCAAAATGCCCAGCCCTGACCCCTTCCCTATTGGACTGTATGCCAGGGTGTCCAGTCTGGTTCAGCCGCAGCCAGCCGTGCAGGGGCTTGTGGGAATACATCCTGCTGACGTGCCCGCTGGGGGTAAATCCCAGGAAGTGCGTGCCACCTTGCCCTTTGCTGCCAGGCCCTCCCGCCTACACCCTCCGCCCGTGGCCCCCGTTCCTATCGCTCCAGCCAAAGTGCTGCAGCCTGCAATGTTGAACCAAAGAGCTCGTAGGCTATTGGGTGGCATGACCAGGAGGAGAACTGCAGTCCGAAACCCCGCCATTAAAGCTGCCCCCCTAGTTCATTCTGCCCCTGTTATTTTTGCAGTGCCTAGTGCCACTTTAAAGCTGGTGAGTCTTGGATCTCCATGTGGTGTgatccagccaatcagcagccggGGAGGAGTCCCAGTCACCACACTACTGCTCAACCCCCCTCCGGTCCCTGTAAGCCAGACCCTTGTCCCCTCTGCCCTCAGCCAGACCCCCCGCGCTGAGCCAGAAAGACTTGTCGGGGGCGACACGACAGAGGGGCAAGTGCAAAGTGAAGGGGGCACCACCTTTAAAGAAGAGGATGAGTGGGACTGCGTCTCCATTACTATCAAGGTGAAGGAGGAAGGGGGCCTTGTCCCTGGGGGGCACACAGACTGTGGGGGAGAAGGTACCTCAGCAGCAAGTCATATTAAAAAAGAGAGAGTGTCCCCCTTCAGGCCAGGGGAAAAGCCCCCTCAAAAGGAAAACTGCCCTTTTTATCTTACAGAAGTTCCCCTGGAACCTGGTTCTGAATATGACCCCCCAGAATGTGAGCAGCGAGGGGGGGCGCAGACTTGTGAAAGTGGCTCCGGGCTGTGTGAGCAGCAGGGTGGGCAGGGGCCCCGGGAGTTGGGGGATGAGGGGCAAGCTGTAGGGCACGCATCTGGAACCCAGGAGCCTTCAGGGTCCTCTGCAGGTCAGAGACACAGGGACCACACTCTGGGTAAGGAAGGCAAAACCAAAGAGAACCATGGGAACAGATCCAGCCCCTCCCCTGCTGGGCTTGGGGCGGAGCCTGATGAGAAGGAAGAGACTGAAGATGTAGCTATGGAGGAAGAGGACGGGGGCAACGAGACCCAGAATCCTGATGCCGCCGAGTCTCCAAAAAACACTTCCTCATCCACCGACGGTGACGTGGACATAAGCAGTCCGGCGGGGACGCCCCTCGACTCCTCCAGCCCCTCGGGTCGCCCCGAGAGTGCCAACGACAAAGATGGCCctgaagaggaagaggaggaagacTTTGATGATCTCACACAGGATGAGGATGAAGAAGAAATCTCCTCAGCGTCGGAGGAGTCTGTTCTGTCTGTGCCAGAGCTCCAG GAGACCATGGAGAAGCTGACGTGGTTGGCATCGGAGCGGCGCCTCAGTCAGGAGGGAGACTCGGAGGAGAACTCCCAGGAGGAAAACTCTGAgcaggaggaggaagaggaggaggagggcgaTGAAGGCATTGAACCATCCTCACAGAAAGAGGAAGAAATGACGGATGAAGTGGCCGAAGGGGGTACCGAGAGTGCCCAGAGTCACCTGTGCCCCACTTTGCCCATGCCTGTGGAGACCAGGGCAGTTCCTGCAG GTGAAAGGCGCAGGGGCAGCAGCAGGGGCCCCGGATCTCACCGGGTCCGAAGCAGAAGGGGGCGGGCCCGAACCAGCAAAGATGCCTCCAAACTGCTGCTTCTCTATGATGAGAACATCCTGGCTAAGGATCCCCTCAGGGAGCAGAAGGACATGGCGTTTGCCCAGTGCTACCTTACCCGG GTACGGGAGGCGCTGCAGTACGCGCCGGGGCGCTACGAGGAGTTCCTGCAGCTCATTTACCAGTTCGAGAGCAGCCGGCGAGAGCGCACCGCCGTGGATCTGTACGAGAGGCTCCGCGGGCTCCTTCGGGATTGGCCACAGCTCCTCAGGGATTTTGCTGCCTTCCTGCTCCCCGAGGAAGCCCTGGAGTGCGGATTG TTTGAGGAGCAGCAGGCATTCGACAAGAGCCGCAAGTTTCTCCGCCAATTGGAAATCTGCTTCATGGAAAACCCCGCCCAGCATCAGAAGATCATCAAACTGCTCCAGAGTTGTGCTGAGTGCCCCCTACAGGAGATAACCAAG CTCAAGGCACAGATGTGGCAGTTGCTGAGGGGCCACAATCACCTCCAGGATGAATTCTCCATGTTCTTTGACCAGCTGAGGCCGCCGGCGAGTCGCCTCGGGGAGTTTGAAGTCATGACTTGGACAGAGGACAAAGAGTACAAG GTGTGTGACAGCCGCGCCCAACGGGCCAGAGACCCCCCTGAGGTAATGGCAGGAGGGCTGCCCCGCTCACTTCGGCAGGGTCCAACCATGAAGGAAGTGGGTAAGTGTAACCATGGAAACATGCTGCCCAGCTGGAGCTCCGTCACTAACTGCTCCTGTCTCTCAGCTCCAGGGGAGGGCGCTCTCCCACCCAGGGACACACAGGACAGACTGTCTGCGGAGCTGCCTGTAGGGCAGAGGGGCAGCAGCGACACCAGCGGGTCAAATAGCAACATGGCGGGGGCCCAGAGAGCTCGCGGATCCACTCACAGCCGAGCTCCATCGGTGCCAGGCAGTACTTCTCTTGGCAAACCCAGACCCGGTACCAGAGACTCTCCCCGCACCCCTGCTCCCCCCCATCCCAGGAGCAGCCGCAGGCCTCTGTGCATGAAGGACCCCGACCAGCCGCCCAATAAACTGCTGCCGAGTAGCACTGCACCCCCCCGGGAGCTAAACCCTCCTGTACCCAGTGTGAGTGAGCAGAGCCTAGCCTCCATTATCCTCTGCTCCACCCCAAGCGCTGGTCCTGGTACCGACCCACTCGATCCAAACAGCAAGGAAAGTCCCGACCCCGACGAACAGACCTCCACCGTGTGCGCCAAGAACATCACAGTCAGCTCCAGCGGCGAGAAGGTCATTCTCTGGACCAG GGAGGCCGACCGAGTGATCCTCACTATGTGCCAGGAGCGGGGGGCCCAGCCGGACACATTTGCCGATATCTCCCAGAGTCTGGGGAACAAGAGTGCGGATGAG GTGTCCCGGCGCTTCCAGGACTTGGTGTCGCTGTTCCAGACGGCCTGCGTTACCAGCTCCGATGaagaggaggaagcaggaagtacCGCGGAATTGCTGTCGGACCAGGAAGTGGAGGACTAG